The window CTGGGACTTATAATCGCAATCATCGTACAGCCTGTCGCAGGCGCCGTCAGTGACGGATGGGTCTCAAAATGGGGCAGAAGACGGCCGATGATTCTCATCGGCACCATCGGGGATGTGGTTTTCCTTGCCGTGATCGGCTGGGCTGCCGGAATATGGGGTGTGTTCATAGGCTTCATGCTCCTCCAGGTTTTCTCCAATATTGCACAGGGGCCGCTTCAGGGCCTGCTGCCCGATGTGGTGCCGGCCGATAAGATAGGCATTGCCAGCGGTATTAAAATCTTTTCCGAGATGACAGGCCTTGTCATCGGCATGCTCGCGCTGGGAATGCTCATACCCAAAGGTTCTACTCATCCGACAAGTGCCATGCTTGCAATCATCATAGTCCTTGCTGTCTGCGCCGCTGTTACCCTCATGTTCTCCAGGGAAAAACCCACGCTCGATAAGCCCAAAAAGCCGATAAGGATACTCAAGATACTGCGCAACACCCTCATAGTCTGGGACGTAAAGACTCCAAAGGGATACTGGTGGCTTCTCGTCTCGCGGTTTTTCTTCGTCTTCGGCATAACTGCAGTGCAGACGTTCGCGATGTATTTCATCAAGGATAAGGTGGGCGCCGAAGATCCGGTCAAGGCGACAACCGATCTGATGGCCGCCCTGGGTGTGTTTCTTATGGTCTTTGCCGTCATATCGGGATGGCTCGGCGGAAAGGTGGGCTACATAAAGATGCTCGTAATTGCGGGCATCCTGGGCATTGCCGGTTCGTTGCTGCTCATGATCGCACACACGCCTCTTCAGCTGCTTATCTTCGGAAGCATGTTCGGGACAAGTACCGGCATATTCCTCGCATCCAACTGGTCGCTGGCGAACAACATGGCGCAGGGCGAGGATGCGGGAAAGCTCATGGGGCTCTCCAATCTGGCCACCGCAGGTGCGCCGCTGCTGGCACAGTTCATTGGCGGGCCAATCGATATAATCAACAGCATGTGGCCCGGCGGATGGCACGGCTATACGATGATGTTCCTTCTGACCGCCCTGTTCATCCTGTTGAGCACTTTGATTCTGGCAAAGGTCCCTGAATACAGGGCCTCTGCTGAAAAATCATAAAGGAGTGTTTTATGCCAAAAACATACGAATATGATGAAATATTGAGTTTCTGCGAACGCATTGAAAAGACCTATACACCTGCAATCGCCGATTCGCTCGATGAGATGGGCTTCATGAACCAGAGCATGAACGTTGGATTCGCACCCATCCTGCCTAAGGCATCAGTTGCCGGTCCAGCGTTCACCATGGAAGAGGCAAAAACCAGAAAAAGCAAGAGGCTAATGGACTATGACCCGGAGTTTGTTGCAGAAATGCTCGAATCGGTATTCGGCTCCATGAAGAAGGGCCAGATCGTGGTCATCAATACGAACGGGTTCTATGGCGCGGGCGGGTTCGGCGAACTGATGGCTCATACATGCAAGTTCTTCGGCGGAGTGAAGGGCGCAGTAGTAGACGGGCCTATACGGGACATAAACCGAGTGCTAGAAATTGATTTTCCCGTCTGGGCGAAAGGCAGCATCCCGACAGACTCCATAGGTAGAGTCGACCTTGTCGGCATAGGCTCGCCGATATTTTGCGGCGGTATAAAGGTCAACCCGTCGGACATAATATTCGCTGACAGGGACGGGATCGTGGTCATACCTGTGGCCGATGTTGATCTGGCCGAGGTCGTCGAAATGGCCGAAGACAGGTTTGTGGCGGAAAGGCGGTCAAGGCAGGAGCTTCGCGAGGGCAAGTCCCTGCTCGAGGTATACCGGAAATACGGCAAACTGTAGACAGAAGGGGAATGCGATGAATATCCTTATAACCGGAAGTTCGGGCTATCTTGGCAGGAACACGGTCCGACACGCAATAAAGGAAGGGCATGAGGTCACCGGCTTCGACCTGAAACCTTCGGGCTTTGACGATTCCGCCTTCAATGAGATCATTTCGGACATAACCGATGAAGAGGCTGTCACGAAGGCTGTTGCAGGCCATGACGCCGTCATCCACTCGGCAGCGGCGCTGGCCCAGTTCGTAAGGGACGAGGACAGGCTGCACAGGATAAACGTTTGGGGGACTCTCAATGTGCTCTCCGCTGCACTTAAACATAATGTCAGGAAAGTCGTCTTCATATCGTCGGTCGAAGTCTATGGAGTCGATGTCCCGAATCCGTGCCCCGAGGATGCGCCCATGAGGCCTCTTTGCCAGTACGGCCGGGACAAGCTCGATTGCGAAATCCTGTGCAAGAAATATATGGACATGGGCCTTAACATAACGATATTCAGGCCGCCAACCATCAACGGAGCCGGACAGAACGAGCCCTTCCTTGTGGACCAGATGCGTTCCATATCGAAGGGCGGACTTGCCATACTGCCAGGAGGCGGAAAAACGAGGCTCCAGATGGTCAATATAGATGACGTATCGAGCGCATGCATGATGGCGATCAGGAACCCCGATTTCAGTAACAGGACTCTCAATCTGGGAAGCGAAAACGTGCCCACTCTTGAAGAAATGACGACAGCCCTTTTCAGGCATGCCGGAAAAAGGCCCCGGGAACTCAATATACCCGCAGGCCTTGCAAGGTTCGCAGTCAGGCTTCTTTCGGTCCTCGGAATATCGCCGCTCGAACCTCAGCATCTCGAGATCGCCCTTAAGGACTATGTATTTGACATAAAGAGGGCAAAAGCCCTAGGATGGAAACCCTTGAAGGACGACATACAGTCCGCAAAAGACGCTTATGACTGGCTGATAAAACAGGAGCAAATAAAAAGGAATTTTGAATGAAGGTATTCGTTGACGGACAGGAGGGCACGACAGGGCTTAAGATAAACGAAAGGCTTGCAGGCAGGCCTGATCTCGATGTGATAAAGGTCGATCTGAAAAGGCGCAAGGACCTGAACTACAGGAAGGCAAAAATAAATGAAGCGGATGTGGTATTCCTCTGCCTGCCGGATTCGGCTGCGATAGAAGCGATAGCGCTCCTTGAAAACACGACAACGAAGATCATCGACGCCTCGACCGCCCACAGGACCAGTGACAACTGGGCATACGGCCTGCCCGAGTTGAGCCCTTCGCATAGGGAGGCCATAAGACAATCCCGCTTCGTAAGCGTGCCGGGCTGCCATGCAACCGGCTTCACACTGGGACTGTATCCGCTCATCGCTTCCGGCGTCATGGGCAGGGACTATCCCGTCACATGCTTTTCCCTGACAGGTTACAGCGGCGGCGGCAAAAAACTCATTGAACAGTATGAAACCGCAAGGGCTGGTGATCCAAGAATGCTGGGATGCAGGCCTTATGCGCTGGGCCTCGCACACAAGCACCTTCCCGAAATGACCAAGGCCACCGGACTTGCAAAGCCACCCGTGTTCAATCCGGTGCTGGGGCCCTTTTCGCAGGGCATGATCGTAACCATCCCAATCGTATTGAGCCAGCTTGAAAAGAAACTCTCCGCGAAAGATCTGCATGACGTCATCTCGAAACACTACTCGGGAGAGAAGTTCGTCAAGGTTGCCGCATTCGGAGACGACAGCGCTCTCGATGACGGATGCCTCGACCCTCAGACAAATAACGGCACGAACAGGGCGGACATATTCGTCTTCGGCCACAATACTCAGGCTTGCATCATGTGCCGCCTCGACAACCTCGGTAAAGGTGCATCAGGGGCTGCCGTGCAGTGCATGAACATTATGACGGGCAGCGATGAAGGTTCAGGTCTTACAATTTATTAACCGAATCAATGTGCTTCTAACCATTCGATAACTTCCTGCCAGTAAGTCAGAAACGCCGGATCATCCAGTATCGAATGCTTTGCGCCTTGGGCTATGATAATCTTCTTGTCTCCGCCCGCATCGAGCCTTGCGAAATAGTCCTTCACCGCACCCACCTCGACCGATGTATCGTCTGTCCCGGCCAGAATGATAACGGGCTTTTTTGTCGCCGATGGGCCCTGTTTCAGCGCCATCTTAGCTGATTTGTTAAGCTCAAGGAGATAGCGGGGCGAGGCCTTGGAAAATCTGAGCGGGTCCCTCGCATCATATTCCTGATGAAGCGGGTCAACAATTCCGTCTGCCGGATTTCCCGTTATATCTATTACAGGCCTTCCAGGCGCGAAGAGCAGATTGAATATATTAGGTATGGCCTTCATGAGCATCTCGGAAAATTTTCCCGATTTGAACTTGACGGCAGGCGAAAAGAGTATGAAACCGGATACCGGCAGGTCGGGATAAAGCACCGAGATGCCTGACGCGAGCTGGCCTCCCATGGATTCGCCTAGCAGGAATACCGGCAGACCGGGACTCGCTTCCCGCCTTATGAACTCGATGAGATCGGCCGCATCCCTGTACCAGTCCGTGAAGCGCAGTACATCGCCTCTTCTGCCTTCGGACCTTCCGTGGCCTTGATAATCGAAGACCGCAACGTTCGCGCCCAGAGGCACGAACCTGTCGGCCACAAGAGAGAAGTATTCCCCGTGCGCGAATGCGCCGTGAAGGCATACAACGATCTTATCCGGTTTCGTAGCCCTCCACAGCCGGTAGAACAGGTTGTACCCGTCCCTGTTTTTGAAATGTCCGTATTCACCGTCTCCGGCAGGGGCGTCCCTTCTCATTTTCATCAGCACCGGGTCATATGAGTAATCCATGGCAGCCTCCTTTTATCAGATCATATTTATATCAGACGTGCTGAATCTTGTATTTTAAAAAATTAAAGGTGATACCCGGCTCCCCGCAGCTCTGGTTTGATGGATATCTCATTGTTTATTACAAACGAGCGTCTCCGTATTAATGAGTTTTCTTTGGCCCCCTTTTTACGGTATGATTAACTTAAAGGGGATTTGACCCCTGGATAATAATTCATTCGGAGGTGTCTATGATAAGAGGGGCAGAACCGGTAAGATTTTTTCTGGCAGTAATTATTCTACTGGCTTTGGGGCTTTCCGGCTGCATCAAGGTAGTAAGCACCGATCCGGCAAAAAATTCCAGTGATGTTTCCAGGATTCAAGTCATTACAGTCGTTTTCAACTCCAGCCCGAAGGCATCAACCGTAAACGGCTCGACTTTCTTCGTCAAAGACGCCGGCGGAAACCCGGTAGAGGGTAACATAACATGCAGCGGAACGCAGGCAACCTTTATGCCGAAGCATATTCTCGCAACTCACACGACCTACAGCGTCACACTGACATCGGGCATCAAGGACGGGACAGGCCTGCCGATGCTGAGCCGCTACAGCTTTCAATTCACCACCAATGACACGTCGGAAAAGCAGGTCACAGATGCCTGGGGCGACCAGTTCGATGCCTCCATCTCGGGCAACCTCGTCGTCTATACAGACTTCAGCGGAGTCGATGCGGATATATGGTACGCCGACCTGACCACCGGCCTTTCTTATCCGGTCACTACCGCATCAGGTGACCAGCAGCTTTCAGGGGTATATGGCGGCAGGATTGCCTACAGCGACTGGAACACAATGGATGTGCTGGTCTATGATGTAGCATCACACACGACGCTGAATATAACAAACGCAGCCGTTTCGAACTCCTTTGACCCGGCCCTGGGCGGCAATCTAATTGCCTGGACCGATGACCGCGACGGAAATGCCGAGATATACGCCAGAGACCTTTCAACAAGCGAAGAACGTCGCATAACCAGTAACATCTTGACGGATCAGGCCGCAGCCGTGGGTGACGGCATCA of the Desulfomonilia bacterium genome contains:
- a CDS encoding Ig-like domain-containing protein translates to MIRGAEPVRFFLAVIILLALGLSGCIKVVSTDPAKNSSDVSRIQVITVVFNSSPKASTVNGSTFFVKDAGGNPVEGNITCSGTQATFMPKHILATHTTYSVTLTSGIKDGTGLPMLSRYSFQFTTNDTSEKQVTDAWGDQFDASISGNLVVYTDFSGVDADIWYADLTTGLSYPVTTASGDQQLSGVYGGRIAYSDWNTMDVLVYDVASHTTLNITNAAVSNSFDPALGGNLIAWTDDRDGNAEIYARDLSTSEERRITSNILTDQAAAVGDGIIVWERCDGYACDVFAYEWATGVTTQLTATPWASERFPDVSGRTVVFHREQGTPIEKNIVAFDLDTLTEKVLSLTGDQENAHISGDFVVFNDSATGLSHIGLWQLSTGGVFEITSGGDNSQYLPDIDGNRITYTDNRSSSGELNIYMCTF
- a CDS encoding RraA family protein, with amino-acid sequence MPKTYEYDEILSFCERIEKTYTPAIADSLDEMGFMNQSMNVGFAPILPKASVAGPAFTMEEAKTRKSKRLMDYDPEFVAEMLESVFGSMKKGQIVVINTNGFYGAGGFGELMAHTCKFFGGVKGAVVDGPIRDINRVLEIDFPVWAKGSIPTDSIGRVDLVGIGSPIFCGGIKVNPSDIIFADRDGIVVIPVADVDLAEVVEMAEDRFVAERRSRQELREGKSLLEVYRKYGKL
- a CDS encoding NAD(P)-dependent oxidoreductase — translated: MNILITGSSGYLGRNTVRHAIKEGHEVTGFDLKPSGFDDSAFNEIISDITDEEAVTKAVAGHDAVIHSAAALAQFVRDEDRLHRINVWGTLNVLSAALKHNVRKVVFISSVEVYGVDVPNPCPEDAPMRPLCQYGRDKLDCEILCKKYMDMGLNITIFRPPTINGAGQNEPFLVDQMRSISKGGLAILPGGGKTRLQMVNIDDVSSACMMAIRNPDFSNRTLNLGSENVPTLEEMTTALFRHAGKRPRELNIPAGLARFAVRLLSVLGISPLEPQHLEIALKDYVFDIKRAKALGWKPLKDDIQSAKDAYDWLIKQEQIKRNFE
- a CDS encoding MFS transporter → MKIVDKFQVFFINAYWFGMSFMWNSLNAIVIPVIMLGLVSESVKNTWLGLIKVLGLIIAIIVQPVAGAVSDGWVSKWGRRRPMILIGTIGDVVFLAVIGWAAGIWGVFIGFMLLQVFSNIAQGPLQGLLPDVVPADKIGIASGIKIFSEMTGLVIGMLALGMLIPKGSTHPTSAMLAIIIVLAVCAAVTLMFSREKPTLDKPKKPIRILKILRNTLIVWDVKTPKGYWWLLVSRFFFVFGITAVQTFAMYFIKDKVGAEDPVKATTDLMAALGVFLMVFAVISGWLGGKVGYIKMLVIAGILGIAGSLLLMIAHTPLQLLIFGSMFGTSTGIFLASNWSLANNMAQGEDAGKLMGLSNLATAGAPLLAQFIGGPIDIINSMWPGGWHGYTMMFLLTALFILLSTLILAKVPEYRASAEKS
- a CDS encoding alpha/beta fold hydrolase, which codes for MDYSYDPVLMKMRRDAPAGDGEYGHFKNRDGYNLFYRLWRATKPDKIVVCLHGAFAHGEYFSLVADRFVPLGANVAVFDYQGHGRSEGRRGDVLRFTDWYRDAADLIEFIRREASPGLPVFLLGESMGGQLASGISVLYPDLPVSGFILFSPAVKFKSGKFSEMLMKAIPNIFNLLFAPGRPVIDITGNPADGIVDPLHQEYDARDPLRFSKASPRYLLELNKSAKMALKQGPSATKKPVIILAGTDDTSVEVGAVKDYFARLDAGGDKKIIIAQGAKHSILDDPAFLTYWQEVIEWLEAH
- the argC gene encoding N-acetyl-gamma-glutamyl-phosphate reductase produces the protein MKVFVDGQEGTTGLKINERLAGRPDLDVIKVDLKRRKDLNYRKAKINEADVVFLCLPDSAAIEAIALLENTTTKIIDASTAHRTSDNWAYGLPELSPSHREAIRQSRFVSVPGCHATGFTLGLYPLIASGVMGRDYPVTCFSLTGYSGGGKKLIEQYETARAGDPRMLGCRPYALGLAHKHLPEMTKATGLAKPPVFNPVLGPFSQGMIVTIPIVLSQLEKKLSAKDLHDVISKHYSGEKFVKVAAFGDDSALDDGCLDPQTNNGTNRADIFVFGHNTQACIMCRLDNLGKGASGAAVQCMNIMTGSDEGSGLTIY